The Papaver somniferum cultivar HN1 chromosome 3, ASM357369v1, whole genome shotgun sequence genome includes a region encoding these proteins:
- the LOC113360524 gene encoding uncharacterized protein LOC113360524, with product MGGHDYTENLKGVNDGLTDLTKNVNTLIQAMNANKSEETERRKQKVIEQRQQREEERTQRQLELTENNTALTASNHGGPRNNPPPPPPPRQNNINLKFPQFDGDDPDGWLFNADQYFAVHTVDDALKITIAFANLKGDANVWFRWKQSKAAIVTWADFGAHLRARFAPEKFVDPRLAISNIEKKGTVREHIPVFERLMNLVDFTEEHLIQCFIRSLKPQIGSALRLLDIISLDDAFKKAIHQEEALAANKSVPRQPYRPPPFRPAATVQPTPYNKSSSPPVYRHLSLAEQRERREKGLCFNCDEVYKKDHVCLNPRLTILDVEEYIREGSTTTEDTAPVSFEVSEVYEFDPTISLSSLFGSSFPRTMRVTGRIKSQPITILIDSGSTHNFLHPSVAKQCGFEFCSRDSPLSVTVGDGGKLNTRGSCPSVPIQLPSFRFSADFHLLDISGCDAVLGVQWLRTLGPIEWDFARLSMQFTVNDALTTSLKATSVIDPQVQQLLAQFTNTFKQPTALPPERLHDHRIPLVPGSPPVNVRPYRYPYFQKSEIEKIVAELQFSGFIRPSSSPYSSPVLMVRKKDGSWRMCVDYRALNKLTIKDRFPIPVVDDLLDELHGATVFTKLDLRSGYHQIRLHKADIPKTAFRTHDGHYEFLVMPFGLSNAPSTFQSLMNDSFREYLRKFVLVFFDDILIYSKNMSDNLIHLSQVFEVLRYNQLFVKESKCTFAQSSVGYLGHVISVEGVSVEQEKIECIMSWPTPTTIRDLRGFLGLAGYYRKFVKDFGKISAPLTQLLKKDAFQWPIAFHSKPLAEKNKNLAVYDKEMLAIISAIQKWRHYLLGRHFKIYTDHKSLKYFLDQKISSLEQQKWLSKLLGYDYEIIFRPGKDNAAADALSLQSSFHYSLTAPVFSGVTEIMHECHNDTEYGELIQRLVADPTYKRNYSYVAGILRYKGRIVVVSTSSWCSKFLQEFHSTPIGGHSGFLRTYKRVQHNFYWKGLKQSVKNFILHFEVCQRNKSEAVSPPGFLNPLPIPTDNTQLCRSSAYHPQSDGQTEVTNRTLECYLRCFAGMKPTDWSKWLPWAEWWYNTSFHSAIRMSPYQALYSRPPPAVTAYLPVQNEKYADSHRTERLFSVDDWVYLRLQPYRQTTVSQQSFSKLSPKFYGPFRILEKIGSVAYKLELPASSRIHPVVHVSQLKLKAGSTTSVEQVLPDIIDYEKLEPDSILDRRMYKKGSGAGTRWLIKWKNHAQEDATWEDADDFIAKFPEFEA from the exons ATGGGTGGTCATGATTATACAGAAAATCTCAAGGGGGTTAATGATGGATTGACAGACTTGACCAAGAATGTCAATACGCTTATTCAGGCTATGAACGCCAACAAGTCTGAAGAAACAGAgagaagaaaacagaaagttattGAGCAGCGTCAGCAACGTGAAGAAGAAAGAACACAACGTCAGCTAGAGTTAACGGAGAATAATACAGCTTTGACAGCCA GCAATCATGGTGGTCCTCGTAATAATCCACCTCCACCCCCACCTCCGCGACAAAATAACATCAACCTCAAGTTTCCTCAATTCGATGGAGATGATCCTGACGGTTGGCTTTTCAATGCAGATCAATATTTCGCAGTTCACACAGTAGATGATGCTCTTAAAATTACTATTGCCTTTGCAAATTTGAAAGGTGATGCTAATGTTTGGTTTAGATGGAAGCAGTCTAAAGCTGCCATTGTTACTTGGGCTGATTTTGGTGCTCATCTTCGAGCTCGTTTTGCACCAGAGAAATTTGTGGATCCTAGACTAGCTATTAGCAACATCGAAAAAAAAGGCACAGTGCGTGAGCATATTCCTGTGTTTGAGCGTTTAATGAATTTAGTGGACTTCACGGAAGAACACTTGATTCAATGCTTCATCCGCTCTCTTAAACCTCAAATAGGTTCGGCGCTTAGATTATTAGATATCATATCTTTGGATGATGCTTTTAAAAAAGCCATCCATCAAGAGGAAGCCCTTGCAGCAAATAAGTCTGTTCCCAGACAGCCTTATCGTCCTCCTCCCTTCCGGCCTGCTGCAACTGTTCAACCCACTCCTTATAACAAGTCTTCTTCTCCTCCTGTGTATCGCCATTTATCACTAGCTGAACAACGTGAACGCAGAGAAAAGGGTCTCTGTTTTAATTGTGATGAGGTTTACAAGAAAGATCATGTTTGTCTGAATCCCAGACTGACCATTTTGGATGTTGAGGAATATATTCGTGAAGGTTCTACCACTACAGAGGATACTGCTCCTGTTTCCTTTGAAGTTTCTGAAGTATATGAATTTGATCCTACCATCTCCTTAAGCTCGCTATTTGGTTCTTCCTTTCCACGTACCATGCGCGTTACAGGTCGTATTAAATCTCAACCCATTACTATTTTGATTGATTCAGGATCTACTCATAACTTTTTGCATCCATCTGTGGCTAAACAATGTGGATTTGAATTTTGTTCTCGAGATTCTCCTCTAAGTGTTACTGTGGGTGATGGTGGCAAGTTGAATACTCGGGGTTCTTGTCCTTCTGTGCCTATTCAACTCCCTAGTTTCAGGTTTAGTGCTGATTTCCACTTGCTTGACATTAGTGGTTGTGATGCAGTTTTAGGGGTACAATGGTTACGTACTTTAGGACCTATTGAATgggattttgcaagattatcaaTGCAATTTACAGTTAATG ATGCATTAACTACTTCATTGAAGGCAACATCGGTTATTGATCCTCAAGTACAACAATTATTAGCTCAGTTTACTAATACTTTCAAGCAACCAACGGCTCTTCCACCAGAACGTCTTCATGATCATAGAATTCCATTGGTTCCTGGTTCTCCACCTGTCAATGTGAGGCCGTATCGATACCCTTACTTCCAGAAATCAGAAATTGAAAAGATTGTTGCTGAATTACAATTCTCTGGTTTTATACGTCCAAGTTCGAGCCCCTATTCTTCCCCAGTGCTGATGGTACGTAAGAAAGACGGGTCTTGGCGTATGTGTGTTGATTACCGTGCTTTGAATAAGCTGACAATCAAGGATAGATTTCCAATCCCTGTTGTTGATGATCTGTTAGACGAACTGCATGGTGCGACTGTGTTTACTAAACTGGATTTGCGCTCGGGTTATCATCAAATTCGATTGCATAAAGCTGATATTcctaagacagcttttcgaactcacGATGGTCACTATGAGTTCTTGGTTATGCCATTCGGTCTTTCCAATGCTCCATCCACTTTTCAGAGTTTAATGAATGATTCTTTCAGGGAATATTTACGAAAGTTCGTGCtggtcttctttgatgacattctGATTTATAGCAAGAATATGTCtgataatttgattcacttgtCTCAGGTGTTTGAAGTACTTCGTTATAATCAGTTATTTGTGAAGGAATCCAAGTGCACCTTTGCTCAGTCCTCCGTGGGTTATTTGGGACATGTTATTTCAGTTGAGGGAGTTTCAGTTGAACAAGAGAAGATTGAATGTATTATGTCATGGCCTACACCAACTACCATCAGAGATTTACGCGGTTTTTTGGGCTTGGCAGGTTATTATCGAAAGTTTGTTAAGGATTTTGGTAAGATCAGTGCGCCATTAACTCAACTACTTAAGAAAGATGCTTTTCAATG GCCTATTGCTTTTCACAGCAAGCCTTTAGCTGAGAAGAACAAGAATTTAGCAGTTTATGATAAGGAGATGCTAGCTATTATTTCTGCAATTCAAAAATGGCGCCATTATTTGCTTGGGAGGCATTTCAAAATATATACAGATCATAAGAGTCTGAAATATTTTTTGGACCAGAAAATATCTTCCTTAGAGCAACAGAAATGGCTATCTAAACTTTTGGGTTACGATTATGAGATAATCTTTAGACCAGGAAAAGACAATGCTGCAGCTGATGCTCTGTCTCTCCAATCCAGCTTCCACTACAGTCTTACTGCACCAGTTTTCAGTGGTGTAACAGAAATAATGCACGAATGTCATAATGACACTGAATATGGAGAGCTTATTCAACGGTTAGTTGCAGATCCAACTTATAAGCGTAATTATTCTTACGTAGCTGGTATATTACGTTACAAAGGCAGAATTGTGGTAGTTTCCACTTCTTCGTGGTGTTCAAAATTTTTGCAGGAGTTTCATTCAACTCCAATTGGTGGCCATTCCGGGTTTTTGCGTACATATAAGAGAGTACAGCATAATTTTTACTGGAAAGGACTTAAGCAATCTGTGAAGAATTTTATCCTTCATTTTGAAGTGTGTCAGAGAAACAAATCTGAGGCTGTTTCTCCTCCAGGTTTTCTTAATCCATTACCAATACCAACTGAC AATACACAGTTATGTCGCAGTTCAGCTTATCATCCTCAGTCGGATGGACAAACAGAGGTGACAAATAGAACTTTAGAGTGTTATTTGAGGTGTTTTGCGGGAATGAAGCCAACTGATTGGAGCAAATGGTTACCTTGGGCTGAGTGGTGGTATAATACAAGCTTTCATTCAGCCATTCGAATGTCTCCTTATCAGGCATTGTACAGTCGTCCCCCACCTGCAGTTACAGCTTATTTACCAG TCCAGAATGAAAAATATGCTGATTCGCACCGTACTGAGCGTTTATTTTCAGTAGATGATTGGGTTTATTTAAGATTACAGCCTTATCGTCAAACAACAGTGTCTCAGCAATCTTTTTCAAAGCTGTCTCCTAAGTTCTATGGACCATTCCGCATTTTGGAGAAAATTGGGTCAGTTGCGTACAAACTAGAGCTTCCTGCCTCTAGCCGCATTCATCCAGTTGTTCACGTATCTCAGCTTAAACTAAAGGCGGGATCAACTACATCTGTGGAACAAGTGTTACCAGACATTATTGATTATGAAAAGTTGGAACCTGATTCGATTTTGGATCGTCGCATGTATAAGAAAGGCAGTGGTGCAGGCACCAGATGGTTAATCAAGTGGAAGAATCATGCGCAAGAGGACGCAACTTGGGAAGATGCTGATGATTTCATCGCTAAGTTTCCAGAATTTGAGGCTTGA